In Cupriavidus sp. EM10, the genomic window CTGGCGTGCCTCGACAAAGGCCATGTGCAGACTTACTTCCAATTCTTGCGCAATCATGCTTCCTCCATCACGCACTGCAGCGGGTGGCCCGCCTGCCGCGCATGGGTTGATACAAGCTCGACCTTGGTCGCCGCAATATCCCGCGTGTAGATACCACAAACGCCTTTACCTTCCCGGTGGACGGTCAGCATGATCTGCGTCGCCGTTTCCCGGTCCCTGCTGAAATACTGCTGCAGGATCATCACGACAAACTCCATCGGAGTGTAGTCGTCATTGAGCAGAAGCACCTTGTACATCGCCGGCGGCTTGAGCTGCTGCTCTTTCCGCTCGATGACTGTGCCTGCTTCGCGTTGGGGGGTGTTCGCCAGCCGTGTCGCCATGGCTTTTATTCTAACCCTTACTCACAAGTCTGCAATTTGGGGAACTGGCCCGGTATTCAAGGGCAGCCCTTCGGAAAAATCCTAGCGTGGCCCACCGCACAAAGGGCGCCCCGCGCACGTTCACGGTGCATGGTACGTGCCAGCCGATCCGTGCCGGGGCAGCCGGCGGGCAGTCAGGCGGCATTTTCGAAATTCCATGCACCACGGCGACAAAGGTACCATCTGGCGCCGTTTCAATCCCGCCACACCCCACGCCGAGTGGGGAATCTGCCAGCTTGACAGTATGTAGGTTTGCCAGAAAAATCGATTGCACATCCGGGCCTGGACAGCGAGCCAAGCAAAAAGTCCAGATCGGATGTATCCGTGAGCAGGGAGGCCCACGACCGGCGTAGGTCAGCCATTTGCGGTTCGTTTCCGGCGGCGATTTTCGTTGCCGGGGCGGGGCGCGGCGGCGGCCGACGCGAATTTCATTTGCGCGGTGCTTTTTGCAGCCGGTCCGTCAGGAACGGCATGCCAGGAGCCCGCCAGGGTGGTTTTCGGCTGGCCATTGGTTTCCCCGCTTGTAATCAGCTTTTTCGTTGGGGAGTTTATGGCAAGCGGTATCGTCAAATGGTTCAATGACGCCAAGGGTTTCGGTTTTATCAAGCCGGACGATGGCGAGGAAGAACTGTTTGCGCACTTTTCGGCAATCCAGATGTCGGGCTTCAAGACGCTGAAGGAAGGCCAGCGCGTTTCGTTCGAGGTGGTGCAAGGCCCGAAGGGCAAGCAAGCCACGAACATCCAGGACGCCGCCCAGTAAAGTGCGCCGCGGCCGAACGCGCCATACAGAGCAGCGTCGGCCAATGCGGATGTGAAGGGGGCAAGCTCCCTTCGGAACGGGATCCTGTGCCACGGCTGGGCAATGCCTGCCCGGGGCACGCGCCAAGCGCGTACGCCAAGCATCCGGCAAACGCCCGGCCCATGTGAACCATGTGCCGGGCGTTTCTGTTTTTGGCCGGCAGGAATGCCAGGCCTTGTCATGCTTACAGGTTGTCGATCATTACCTGGCCGAAGCCCGAGCACGACACCTGCGTGGCGCCTTCCAGCAGCCGCGCGAAGTCATAGGTGACCTTCTTCGACAGGATCGACTTCTCCATCGAGTCGATGATCAGGTCGGCCGCCTCGGTCCAGCCCAAGTGCCGCAGCATCATTTCCGCCGACAGGATTTCCGAGCCCGGATTCACATAGTCCTTGCCGGCGTACTTCGGCGCAGTGCCATGCGTGGCCTCGAACATCGCCACCTCGTCCGACATGTTGGCCCCGGGCGCGATGCCGATGCCGCCCACCTGCGCGGCCAGCGCGTCGGAGATGTAGTCGCCGTTCAGGTTCAGCGTCGCGATCACCGAATACTCGGCCGGACGCAGCAGCACCTGCTGCAGGAACGCATCGGCGATGACATCCTTGATGACGATGTCGCGGCCCGTCCTGGGGTTCTTGAAGCGGCACCACGGGCCGCCATCGACCAGCTCCGCGCCGAATTCCTGCTGCGCCAGCTCGTAGCCCCAGTCACGGAATCCGCCCTCGGTGAATTTCATGATGTTGCCCTTGTGCACCAGCGTGACCGACGGCTTGTCGTTGTCGATCGCATACTGGATCGCCTTGCGCACCAGCCGTTGCGTGCCCTGCTTCGACACCGGCTTTACGCCGACCGCCGAGGTATCCGGGAAACGGATCTTCTTCACGCCCATTTCGTCCTGCAGGAAGGCGATCAGCTTTTTCGCACCCTCGCTGCCCGCTTCCCACTCGATGCCCGCATAGATGTCTTCCGAATTTTCTCGGAAGATGACCATGTTGGTCTTCTCGGGCTCGCGCACCGGCGACGGCACGCCCTTGAAATAGCGCACCGGGCGCAGGCACACGTACAGGTCCAGCTGCTGGCGCAGCGCCACGTTCAGCGAGCGGATGCCGCCGCCCACCGGCGTGGTCAGCGGCCCCTTGATCGACACCACGTATTCCTTGACCGCGTCGAGCGTTTCCGCCGGCAGCCACACATCCGGCCCGTAGACGCGGGTCGCCTTCTCGCCGGCAAAGACCTCCATCCACGCGATCTTGCGCTGGCCACCGTAGGCCTTGGCCACGGCGGCATCCACCACCTTCAGCATCACCGGCGTGATATCGACACCCGTGCCGTCGCCCTCGATATACGGAATGATGGGGTTGTGCGGCACATTCAGCGAGAAATCGGCGTTGATTGTGATCTTCTCGCCTGCCGGCACCTTGATGTGCTGGTACATGTTCGTCTCCAACTGCGGATGGGGGTGATGACTGGCGCCAGGCCGCAGAGCCCGGCTACGCGATTGTGTTGTGCGAGGCATTGTAACGGGCGTTTCGCCAGCCCCTCATGACAAAGGCCAAGCATCGCATGCCAGTCTTATATAAGACATAAGACTATTCGTATAGTAGGCATATCCGCTATCGGACGCCAGCCTAAGCGCGCTGGCGAGGGCAGCACTGGTGGATAATGCGCGCCCATGACCCTGATCGCCCTCAACAAGCCCTTCCAGATGATGAGCCAGTTCTCCGCGCATCCGTCGCGGGCGACGCTGGCCGATTGCGTCGATGTGCCGGGCGTCTATCCGGCCGGACGCCTCGATGCCGACAGCGAAGGCCTGCTGCTGCTGACCGACGACGGCGCGCTGCAGACGCGCATCGCCGATCCCAAGCACAAGCTCGCCAAGACGTATCTGGCGCAGGTGGAAGGCATGCCCGACGACGCGGCGCTGGCCCGCCTGCGCGCCGGCGTCGATCTCGGGGACTTCACGACGCTGCCGGCAACCGTGCGCGTGGTCGAGGCGCCCGCCTGGCTGTGGGACCGCGATCCGCCAATCCGCTTTCGCGCAGCCATTCCCACCACCTGGGTCGAGTTGCAGATTCGCGAAGGCAAGAACCGGCAGGTGCGACGCATGACCGCTGCCGTGGGCTACCCCACGCTGCGCCTGATCCGCGCGGCTATCGGCAAGCTGTCGCTGCCCGATCTGGGCCTGCTGCCGGGTCAATGGTGCCATGCGGATGTCCGCGCACTGGGACTTTCGGCCGGGGCTTCAGATGTCCGCGACGCAATACAACTGCGCAAGCGTCGGTAAAACGCAGTTACAAATAGTGTTAAACATGACGTCAACGACAAAAGATGGCGTCTCGTTTTTGCGAGTGACACGTCTACGCGCGTCGAACCCTCCAAATACTGGAATCACCTCTGAGGTACTCGCAATGAAAAAACTGATCGCTGCCCTGGTTGTTGGCCTGTTCGCTACCGGCGCTTTCGCCCAGGCTTCGGCTCCCGCTGCTGACGCCGCGCCGGCCGCCAAGGAAGCCGCGAAGCCCGCGAAGTCCAGCCACAAGAAGCATTCGTCCAAGAAGCACGCCAAGAAGGCAGACGCTTCGGCACCGGCCGCCCAGTAAGGCGGTTCGCGCGCGGGCCACGCGTCCGCGCGCTTGCATAAAGGCAGGCGCCGATGCGACCTGCCTTTTTTCATGTCCGGCGCATCGGCACGGCTGGCATGGCTGCGCTATGCTCTCGGCTGCAGCAAGACCTCCAACGACAAGATCCGCCATGCATCCCGTGTTCAAGATCCTGATGGCCGTGGGCGCCGCCGCGCTGACGAGCCTGGCCCAGGCGCAATCCGCGCTGCCCGTCATCCCGCTGACCGCCGGCATGTACGCCATCCAGGCCGAGGTGGCTGCGTCGTCCGACGCGCGCGAGCGCGGGCTGATGTTCCGCAAGTCGATGCCCGCCAACGCCGGCATGCTGTTCGTGTTCGAGGAAAAGGCCGGCCACTGCTTCTGGATGCGCAATACGGACCTGCCGCTGTCCATCGCCTTCCTGGCCGATGATGGCAGCATCGTCAACATCGAGGACATGAAGCCGCAAACCGAGGACAACCATTGCCCGCGCGCGGCCGTGCGCTACGCGCTGGAGATGAACAAGGGCTGGTTCGCGCAGAAGGGCATCAAGGCCGGCGCGAAGATCGGCGGCCTGCCGCAAGCGCGGCAGGGGCAATAACGGCGACGCTGCGCGCCGCCCAGGCGCTCAGTCTCTGAAATTATTGAAATCCAACGGTGCCTCGCTGACGTCCTTGCGCAGCAGCGCGATCACCGACTGCAGGTCGTCGCGCTTGGTGCCCGACACGCGCACCGCGTCGCCCTGGATGCTGGCCTGCACCTTGATCTTGCTGTCCTTGATCATGCGCACGATCTTCTTGGCCAGGTCGCCGGTCACGCCCTTCTTGATCGTGATGACCTGCTTGACCTTGTCGCCGCTGACCTTTTCCACCTTGCCGTAGTCCAGGAAGCGCACATCCACGTTGCGCTTGGCCATCTTGTTGATCATCACGTCCTTGACCTGGTCGAGCTTGAAATCGTCGTCGGCAAACGCGGTCAACTCGCCTTCCTTGTGCTCGATGCGGGCATCGGACCCCTTGAAGTCGAATCGCGTGGAGATTTCCTTGTTGGACTGCTCCACGGCGTTCTTCACTTCCACCATATTGGCTTCACACACTACGTCAAACGAGGGCATATCGATTCTCCTGGTATTGCGGGGCTCGCCGTTTGCGGCGGCGGCCGGTTCATGCGGTTTCGTATAATCTTGGCCTGCCCCGGTCCGGGGTGCTTTCCCCGTCCTTCATGGCAGATTTTTACGAATTTTATCCCCTGCGCACCCACAATACATTCGGGTTCGACGCGAGAGCGCGCCTGGCAGCGCATATTCGAAGCGAATCGGACCTGATTTCGGCCCTTTCCGACCCGCGCGTGGCCGGATTGCCGGTGGTGGTGTTCGGCGGCGGCAGCAATGTGGTGCTGACGGGCGACCTCGACGCCTGCGTGCTGCTGATGGAAATTCCGGGCTACGACATCGCCGCTGACGGCGACGACTGGCTGGTGACGGCCGGGGCCGGCGAGAACTGGCATGGCCTGGTGGGCCGGACCGTGGCCGACGGCATGCCGGGCCTGGAAAACCTGGCCCTGATCCCGGGCACCGCCGGCGCCGCCCCGATCCAGAACATTGGCGCTTATGGCGTGGAATTGCGCGAACGCTTTGCGTGGCTGCGCGCCTACGATCGCCGGACGCAGGAATTCGTCACCCTCGACCTGGACGCCTGCGCATTCGGCTACCGCGACAGCCTGTTCAAGCGCGAAGGCCGCGACCGCTACATCATCACGGCCGTGACACTGCGCCTGCCAAAGGCCTGGCAGCCGGTGCTGAACTACGGCGAACTGGCGCGTGAACTGCAACACATTGCAACGCCCAGTGCGGCGCAGGTGCGCGAGGCGGTGATTGCAATCCGCTCGCGAAAGCTGCCCGATCCGGCGCAAGTCGGCAATGCGGGGTCGTTCTTCAAGAATCCGGTGGTGGAGGCCGATCAGCGCGACACGCTGCTGGCCGAGCATCCGGAGTTGGTCAGCTATCCCCAGCCCGACGGCCGCTACAAGCTGGCGGCGGGCTGGCTGATCGACCAGTGCGGCTTCAAGGGGCTGGACGACGGCCCCGTGGGCGTCTACGGCAAGCAGGCGCTGGTGCTGGTGCACCACGGCGGCGGCACGGGCGCCGCGCTGCTGAAGCTGGCGGACCGCATCGCCGATACGGTGCAGGCACGCTTTGGCGTGCGGATCGAGCCGGAACCGGTGATTCTTTGACGGTTTTGCTACTCCCCTCTCCCACAGCGTGGGAGAGGGGTTGGGGGTGAGGGCTCAGCGGTTCAAACCTGACATGTCTGGATTGATACCTCGGCCCTCTCCCCCGCCCCTCTCCCGCAGGCGGGAGAGGGGAGAAAACCCGCCGCTCAAGCGAAGTGGCAGACGTAGTCCAGGGTCTCGGTCACTTCGATGTCGAAGCTGCTGTTGCCCGGCACATCGAACTGCTGGCCGGCGTTGTAGGTCTTCCACTCTTCCGAACCCGCCAGGCGCACGCGGCAGCTGCCCGCGTTGATTTCCATGACTTCGGGGGCGCCCGTGTTGAACGTCAGCGCGGCCGGGAAGATCACACCCAGCGTCTTGCGCGTGCCGTCGGCAAACAGCACCGTGTGGCTCACGCACTTGCCATCGAAATACAGGTTGGCCTTCTTGACGACCGATACGTTGTCGAACTGGCTCATCTCAATCTCCTCGGATCTTCCGGTTTCGTGAAAACGTAAAATCAGGGCGTAAAAAAGGGAGCCCTCGCGGCCCCCTTTTCCCCTGGCTCCTGCCGGCTCAATAGCGGCCGCAGAGCAGATATTCCATCAGTGCCTTTTGCACGTGCAGGCGGTTTTCGGCTTCTTCCCAGACCACGCTGCGCGGGCCGTCGATCACGGCGGCCTCGACTTCCTCGCCACGGTGGGCCGGCAGGCAGTGCATGAACAGCGCATCGTCAGCGGCGCGGTCCATCATCGCCGTGGTCACCATCCAGTCCTTGAACGCACGCTTGCGCGCTTCGTTCTCGGCCTCGAAGCCCATGCTGGTCCAGACGTCGGTGGTCACCAGGTGCGCGCCCTGGCAGGCTTCCAGCGGATTGGCGAACACCTTCACGCGCGGCGCGGCCGAAGCCGGCACCATGTCCGGATCGAGCTGGTAGCCCGGAGGCGCCGAGAACGTGAACGTGAAGTCGAGCCGCTCGGCCGCCTGGATCCAGGTGTACGCCATGTTGTTGGCGTCGCCAATCCAGGCCACGGTCTTGCCGGCAATGCTGCCGCGCTGCTCGATGTACGTAAAGACATCGGCCAGCACCTGGCAGGGGTGGTATTCGTTGGTCAGCCCGTTGATCACCGGCACGCGCGAATGCGCGGCAAAGCGCTCGATGATGTCCTGGCCGTAGGTGCGGATCATGATGATGTCCACCATGCGCGAGATCACCTGCGCAGCATCCTCGATCGGCTCGCCACGGCCCAGCTGCGAATCGCGGGTGTTCAGGAACACCGCATGGCCGCCCAGCTGGTGGACGCCAGCCTCGAACGACAGGCGCGTACGCGTGGAATTCTTTTCGAAGATCATGGCCAGCGTGCGGTCGTGCAGCGGGTGCCATGTCTCGTAGTTCTTGAACTTCGCCTTCAGGATCCTCGCGCGGTCCAGCAGGTACGCGTACTCGTCGGCACCGAGGTCGCTGAACTGGAGGTAATGCTTGATCGGGGTTGGGCTCATAAAACAAAGAAGGCGACTCGCTTGGAACACGCAGCCCGATGATTGCGCCACAGGGCAATCTTTCAGGGCCGGAGCGTGTCGCGGAGCCGCCTTTCGCGTCGCTTGCGCAATGTAGTTGCAAAGATCATAAGGGATTATTGCAGCTTTGGCGAGCCCGGGCCGTTAACGTTCTGGAGGCCCATCCAGAGCCGGCGCAGGCCGCCACTGACAGGTTTCCGACAGGATTCAGACTTATGCGCAAGTCTTATATAAGATATAATACTCGCTGATTCACGCGGGGCCCGGCATACCCTTGCCAAGGCCCGCCGCCGGCATCAAAAGTGCCCCCGCCGACACCACGCCCCGCTGGTCATGTCCGGATGCGCGCGAACCAATCGCCCGCTGGACGCGTCAAACGGTGCGCCCGTGGAAGCGGGTTTACCGTCGAGTCACCAAGCAGATCCCCGCAGTCCCATGACCACCCCCAAGTCCGCGAATACTTCATCCAAGGCGTTACGAAGGAAGGCAAGACCTTTCGCCCCAGCGACTGGGCCGAGCGGCTGTGTGGCGTGATGGCGCAATTCCGCCCCGAGGGCGATACCGGCGATCCCCGCCTGACCTATTCGCCTTATGTGCGCCCCGTGATCGTGGCCGGCGTGAAGAACGTGGTGGTCGATACGCGGCTGCGCGACATCGAGCCGAAGGCGCTGGATTTCGTCCTGAACTTCGCCCGCGACAACAATCTCCAGGTGGTGGAAGCCTGTTCGTTCGATAGCTGACATCGAAGCCAGGCAAACCCGCAAACGCACAACCCGGCCGGCGCCGGGTTTTTTGTTGGCTGGAACACAAGCCAGAAAACAAAAAAGCCCGTCCGGAGACGAGCTTTTCGTTTCTGCAGGCCACCGAGGTGGCCGGGGCAGACTTAGGCGGCCATGCCCTTGATGGCGGCCGACAGGCGCGACTTGTGACGTGCGGCCTTGTTCTTGTGCACGATCTTCTTGTCAGCGATGCTGTCGATGATCGTTTGCGACTGCTTGAAGATTTCAGCAGCAGCGGCCTTGTCGCCGGCGTCGATGGCCTTGCGGACTGCCTTGACGGCGGTGCGCAGGCGCGAGCGCAGGCTGGAGTTGTGGGCGTTCGCGGCGACGGCTTGGCGCGCGCGCTTGCGAGCTTGTGCGGAATTTGCCATATATCTCTTCCTGAATTCAGAATGCGCGCCCGGGGCGACGCAATAATTTGGGACGCAACAATTAAGTCACATCTTGCGACCCGGGATGTTTCGACAAACGAATCCTGGACGCGACTGTCCTTGCGAATCGGCGATTATACACACATGCCGGCGTCCCAGGCAAGGGTGATTCGTATACCCGTGGAGGCGGTCGCCCCGCAACGGCCGATCCGTATAATAAGCGCCACATCCGGCGCCGCCTGGCCGCATACCGTGGCGCCGCGGCAACTTTTGGGGCCTGACGGGCGTCTGAACCGCGTTCCGCCCTGGCTGCGCAACCGCCGGCCGGCCCGAAGCTTTCCCCGAATACCACCTTGAACCTGCTCAAAGCGCTTGCCACCATCAGCGGCCTGACGATGCTCTCGCGCATCACCGGCCTGTTGCGCGAAATCCTGATTGCCAGGGCGTTCGGCGCATCGGACATGACCGATGCCTTCAACGTGGCGTTCCGCATCCCCAACCTGCTGCGCCGCATTTTTGGCGAGGGCGCCTTCTCGCAGGCCTTCGTGCCGATCCTGAACGAGTACCACGGCAAGCGCGGCGACGCCGAGACCCACCTGCTGATCGACGCCGTAGCCACGGTGATGGCCTGGGTGCTGGCCGCCGTGTCGCTGGTGGGCGTGATCGCCGCGCCCATCGTCATGACCGTGGTCGCCACGGGCTTCCGGGGCGACGCCGAGACCTACGACGCCGCCGTGTTCATGACGCGGGTGATGTTCCCGTACATCGGCCTGATCTCGATGGTGGCGCTGGCGTCCGGCGTCCTGAACTCCTGGCGCAACTTTGCCGTGCCGGCCTTCACGCCGGTGCTGCTCAATCTCTGCCTGATCGTGGCCGCGCTATGGGTGGGCCCACACATGAAGCAGCCGATCTACGCGCAGGCCTGGGGCGTGCTGATTGGCGGCGTGCTGCAGCTGCTCATCCAGGTGCCCGCCATGCGGCGCCTGGGGGTGCTGCCGCGCATCTCGCTGAACCTTCGGCAGGCCTGGGCCAACCCGGGCGTGCGGCGCGTGGTCAAGCAGATGGCGCCGGCCCTGCTGGCCGTGTCCGTGGCCCAGATCAGCCTGATCATCAATACCAATATCGCGTCGCGGCTGGGCGCCGGCAGCGTGTCGTTCCTGACCTATGCCGACCGCCTGATGGAATTCCCCACGGCGCTGCTTGGCGTGGCCCTGGGCACGATCCTGCTGCCGAGCCTGTCGCGCGCCAGTGCCAATGACGACCGCGAAGAATATTCGGGCCTGCTGGACTGGGGCCTGCGCCTGACCTTCCTGCTGGCCGTGCCAAGCGCCGCCGCCCTCTTCGTGTTCGGCACACCGCTGGTGTCGGTACTGTTCAACTATGGCAAGTTCGACGCGCACGCGGTGGACATGACGCGCCAGGCGGTGGCCACCTACGGCGTCGGGCTGCTCGGCATCGTGCTGATCAAGATCCTGACGCCGGGCTTCTACGCGCGCCAGGACATCCGCACGCCGGTCAAGATCGCGCTGCTCGTGCTGGCCATC contains:
- a CDS encoding pseudouridine synthase, whose protein sequence is MTLIALNKPFQMMSQFSAHPSRATLADCVDVPGVYPAGRLDADSEGLLLLTDDGALQTRIADPKHKLAKTYLAQVEGMPDDAALARLRAGVDLGDFTTLPATVRVVEAPAWLWDRDPPIRFRAAIPTTWVELQIREGKNRQVRRMTAAVGYPTLRLIRAAIGKLSLPDLGLLPGQWCHADVRALGLSAGASDVRDAIQLRKRR
- a CDS encoding pyrimidine/purine nucleoside phosphorylase, which encodes MSQFDNVSVVKKANLYFDGKCVSHTVLFADGTRKTLGVIFPAALTFNTGAPEVMEINAGSCRVRLAGSEEWKTYNAGQQFDVPGNSSFDIEVTETLDYVCHFA
- a CDS encoding YajQ family cyclic di-GMP-binding protein; its protein translation is MPSFDVVCEANMVEVKNAVEQSNKEISTRFDFKGSDARIEHKEGELTAFADDDFKLDQVKDVMINKMAKRNVDVRFLDYGKVEKVSGDKVKQVITIKKGVTGDLAKKIVRMIKDSKIKVQASIQGDAVRVSGTKRDDLQSVIALLRKDVSEAPLDFNNFRD
- the rpsT gene encoding 30S ribosomal protein S20, translating into MANSAQARKRARQAVAANAHNSSLRSRLRTAVKAVRKAIDAGDKAAAAEIFKQSQTIIDSIADKKIVHKNKAARHKSRLSAAIKGMAA
- a CDS encoding cold-shock protein; its protein translation is MASGIVKWFNDAKGFGFIKPDDGEEELFAHFSAIQMSGFKTLKEGQRVSFEVVQGPKGKQATNIQDAAQ
- the murJ gene encoding murein biosynthesis integral membrane protein MurJ, translated to MNLLKALATISGLTMLSRITGLLREILIARAFGASDMTDAFNVAFRIPNLLRRIFGEGAFSQAFVPILNEYHGKRGDAETHLLIDAVATVMAWVLAAVSLVGVIAAPIVMTVVATGFRGDAETYDAAVFMTRVMFPYIGLISMVALASGVLNSWRNFAVPAFTPVLLNLCLIVAALWVGPHMKQPIYAQAWGVLIGGVLQLLIQVPAMRRLGVLPRISLNLRQAWANPGVRRVVKQMAPALLAVSVAQISLIINTNIASRLGAGSVSFLTYADRLMEFPTALLGVALGTILLPSLSRASANDDREEYSGLLDWGLRLTFLLAVPSAAALFVFGTPLVSVLFNYGKFDAHAVDMTRQAVATYGVGLLGIVLIKILTPGFYARQDIRTPVKIALLVLAITQASNYVFVPIFAHAGLALSISFGATVNALLLFFGLRRRGFYHPAPGWGLFLLRLVAAVLILSGMLLWFSRNFDWVAMGATPWLRIALMAACLVLAAAVYFGTLWLMGLRYAAFRRRAG
- the argF gene encoding ornithine carbamoyltransferase, which produces MSPTPIKHYLQFSDLGADEYAYLLDRARILKAKFKNYETWHPLHDRTLAMIFEKNSTRTRLSFEAGVHQLGGHAVFLNTRDSQLGRGEPIEDAAQVISRMVDIIMIRTYGQDIIERFAAHSRVPVINGLTNEYHPCQVLADVFTYIEQRGSIAGKTVAWIGDANNMAYTWIQAAERLDFTFTFSAPPGYQLDPDMVPASAAPRVKVFANPLEACQGAHLVTTDVWTSMGFEAENEARKRAFKDWMVTTAMMDRAADDALFMHCLPAHRGEEVEAAVIDGPRSVVWEEAENRLHVQKALMEYLLCGRY
- a CDS encoding DUF192 domain-containing protein, producing MHPVFKILMAVGAAALTSLAQAQSALPVIPLTAGMYAIQAEVAASSDARERGLMFRKSMPANAGMLFVFEEKAGHCFWMRNTDLPLSIAFLADDGSIVNIEDMKPQTEDNHCPRAAVRYALEMNKGWFAQKGIKAGAKIGGLPQARQGQ
- the clpS gene encoding ATP-dependent Clp protease adapter ClpS, encoding MATRLANTPQREAGTVIERKEQQLKPPAMYKVLLLNDDYTPMEFVVMILQQYFSRDRETATQIMLTVHREGKGVCGIYTRDIAATKVELVSTHARQAGHPLQCVMEEA
- the murB gene encoding UDP-N-acetylmuramate dehydrogenase produces the protein MADFYEFYPLRTHNTFGFDARARLAAHIRSESDLISALSDPRVAGLPVVVFGGGSNVVLTGDLDACVLLMEIPGYDIAADGDDWLVTAGAGENWHGLVGRTVADGMPGLENLALIPGTAGAAPIQNIGAYGVELRERFAWLRAYDRRTQEFVTLDLDACAFGYRDSLFKREGRDRYIITAVTLRLPKAWQPVLNYGELARELQHIATPSAAQVREAVIAIRSRKLPDPAQVGNAGSFFKNPVVEADQRDTLLAEHPELVSYPQPDGRYKLAAGWLIDQCGFKGLDDGPVGVYGKQALVLVHHGGGTGAALLKLADRIADTVQARFGVRIEPEPVIL
- a CDS encoding DUF3579 domain-containing protein: MQGVTKEGKTFRPSDWAERLCGVMAQFRPEGDTGDPRLTYSPYVRPVIVAGVKNVVVDTRLRDIEPKALDFVLNFARDNNLQVVEACSFDS
- the icd gene encoding NADP-dependent isocitrate dehydrogenase: MYQHIKVPAGEKITINADFSLNVPHNPIIPYIEGDGTGVDITPVMLKVVDAAVAKAYGGQRKIAWMEVFAGEKATRVYGPDVWLPAETLDAVKEYVVSIKGPLTTPVGGGIRSLNVALRQQLDLYVCLRPVRYFKGVPSPVREPEKTNMVIFRENSEDIYAGIEWEAGSEGAKKLIAFLQDEMGVKKIRFPDTSAVGVKPVSKQGTQRLVRKAIQYAIDNDKPSVTLVHKGNIMKFTEGGFRDWGYELAQQEFGAELVDGGPWCRFKNPRTGRDIVIKDVIADAFLQQVLLRPAEYSVIATLNLNGDYISDALAAQVGGIGIAPGANMSDEVAMFEATHGTAPKYAGKDYVNPGSEILSAEMMLRHLGWTEAADLIIDSMEKSILSKKVTYDFARLLEGATQVSCSGFGQVMIDNL